The genomic window CCTGACTCACTCTGTCAGGTTGTTCAGGTGATGAACAGACGTCATCAATGGCTTTGGTAACTAAGAAGATCTGCCCGCGGAACAGTTCATAGCAGCAACCATGCTGCTTAGCTTTCTTGTTCTATGTGGGGTCTTTCAGAGCATATAAGACGCTGCTTTCAGCTTTGTCCCGAACAGGGCCAGTTTTTGAGAGAACGCTGAGAGGGCCGCCCGGGTCAGCAGATTACCTCATCCAGGGCCGGTCCAAAGTACTATGGGGGCTTAAGTAAATTTAGACTCGGGGCCCTACTTCCTTTCAGATcccagaaaataatgaaaaaaaaaaaagctttggtcCTTTGGGTCAAGCCAAAAGTACCATCATTTCCAGTATAGTTACTCccaatttacataaataaatgtttatttcaatcCAAGTTAAAATTTCTTATAAGAGATTGATGTTATGGCAGATTACTCAGTGACATGTTTTGTAATGATAAAgttttgatttgtattttttcagcaccatcttcaccaccaggagaaaaaaatctgcatcaacTACAAAGTAAAGCAGGTAATTTTACTCAGAGGACTTGATGTGTTAAATTTTGGAATgatatgatattgttttatacaagCTGAGTAGTGGATGGTGATACCacctaaatatttatactggtttTGTGGTGGGTCATACAAATGCCAAATCTAAATTTTGAGAATTTTTCAGTTCAGTAAATATATTGATGATTTCATGGTCTGTCATCTAGTGTCACCAtactatctttttatttatacagcgtgGTGATGTGATTCAGATTATTTCAATGTGGTTAAGTATTGTACTTTGTTCCATGTTGACTTATTTGTAAGTTGTATCCTCCACCTGAATTGGTAGTGAGTATTGGTTATTCAATCAGTTAATCATACAAAAACTGTGTAAATATGGTTATACACCATTCTGTCATCTTCATACTGTGAGACATATTTTCTCACAATGTTTTAGGTCACAGGTGATGAGATGGCAGTGTAAACTCTGCAAACATGAGGAGTCATCAAAAGTGTCACTACTCAAACATTATCGAGTGAAACATGGTACATTTGGTCATGGCTATTCCATACCCTGTCTTCATTTGAATTGTCCTTGCTCTTTTAAGACATGGGGTGCCTTAGGCTCACACTTGCCTAGGTCTCACAGTTCGCATGAAACGGAAGAGTGTGAGGTCCTTCCAACTATTAGATGTAAAATCTGTGATTCTTTTTACCTGGATCCTTCTGGGAAAATGACCTACTACATCCCAGAGTACTTGGTGACACTTAGCCCTTAACACCATATCGTGTTGAAGGCAAGAAAATGGTGTCAATAAAACGTCACATTGTTTGTTAGTGTAAGGGGAAAGACTCAGATaccccctttctttttcttttttcttgtggtTTTTATTCTGCAGATGGACTCCGTTGCCTTGAAAGTAATTTTTggacaacagagtgagaagCTTGTGCTCTCTTCTGGAATACCCAGGACTGTTGAGGAGTTGCATGAGACAGTGAGAGAGACATTTGGGCTAGTTGAGGATTTCACATTGCACTATTATGATGACTCATTTGGAGATTTCTTTACACTTCATTCTCCCAACCAAATCAAAGATAGGGGTACAGTCAAAGCTGTGGTCATTCCATCAGTAGTGCTTACATTGATTCCTCAGTGTGAAAATCCCTCAGATGTAAGTTCACTGAATGAAAGTTCAAGCTCTTCAACCTATAAAACCACAGAGGACCAAACAGATGGATCATCTCTGTCTTCAGACAACACTGTCATACTCTCCCCTCTTCAAAGTCCTCTGAAGACTACATGGCCAGATGAAATTGTCATTCCACTTTTCTCTGTggcaacagagactgtactgaAAAATGCCAATGAAGTCTTTGTTCAAAATGGCACTGTGCTGAACAATACTTCAGTCAAGTCAGATATAATGGAAAAATTAGCTGATTATATGTACAGCTACACAGCCTACCCTACTGGCCTTCAGTTTGGAGAAGTGGCAGAGGCTCTGGTCAAAAAGCACCCATGTCTGACAGAGCCAGGCAGTCGTAATGGCTGGATGGGATGGATGTATAGTCTTAAATACAAGATGGGAAATTACAGGTCAAAGTTACGAAGTCTTGGAGTTCCAGAGGTTACTTGCAACTCACTGAAGAACAAGCACCCTGATGACAAGGCTCCAGCGAAGAACATAAAGAAGGCGCGGAAAGGAGAAGTGCTGTTTCTGCCACACTATCCAGGACAAGATGGTAAAGAACAGCAAGAGCTGGAGCGACAACAACTGATTGAGGAGtataagaagaaaaacagcacagcCGTCAAGGATTTAATGTGCAAAACCTTTGCACATAGAAGACATGATATTATCAGCCAACAGCTGAGTGTCAGCGACATCAAGGACAGATGGCCGGCGTTGTTTGACGTCTCCCAAGTAAGTGAACATTTAAAGGGATATCCACTTGTAAATAAAATTTGGTCTGTTAGATCCCCCATCATAAGATAAGTGAGGAAAAACATGTTGC from Astatotilapia calliptera chromosome 20, fAstCal1.2, whole genome shotgun sequence includes these protein-coding regions:
- the LOC113013948 gene encoding uncharacterized protein LOC113013948; this encodes MDSVALKVIFGQQSEKLVLSSGIPRTVEELHETVRETFGLVEDFTLHYYDDSFGDFFTLHSPNQIKDRGTVKAVVIPSVVLTLIPQCENPSDVSSLNESSSSSTYKTTEDQTDGSSLSSDNTVILSPLQSPLKTTWPDEIVIPLFSVATETVLKNANEVFVQNGTVLNNTSVKSDIMEKLADYMYSYTAYPTGLQFGEVAEALVKKHPCLTEPGSRNGWMGWMYSLKYKMGNYRSKLRSLGVPEVTCNSLKNKHPDDKAPAKNIKKARKGEVLFLPHYPGQDGKEQQELERQQLIEEYKKKNSTAVKDLMCKTFAHRRHDIISQQLSVSDIKDRWPALFDVSQVSAEFHRITTLNLEPKFMSSLDLYSSKLLSLFQAKKGAAGQRDRAQLNLLLQSGNSIEKKTRSHHQMSH